The DNA sequence CGTCTCCTCGAGGGCGAAGACCCCGCTCGCCGGGGAGTCCGCGGCCCCCGAGCTCGTCAGCAGCGTCTCGTAGAGCGACGCGGCCTTCGTGCTGTCGCCCGACTGCGCGTAGAGGTACGCCGATTTCTCGAGCTGGCCTCCCATCTCGTAGAAGACGGCGGCCGACCCGAGGCTCCCCATCTTCTCCTCGAGATCGGCGGCCTTCAAGTACTGCCCGCCGCGCTCGTACATGAGCGACGCCTTCTTCCGCTGTCCCGCGCGGATGTACATCTCCGCCGCCTGGACGAAGTCGCCTCCCGACGCGAAGTAGCCCGCGGCCGCCGCATGCTCGCCGATGCGCGAGGCGACCTGCCCGGCGAGGACGTGCTGCCGCGCCTGGACGTACATCTCGATGGCCTCGCGCGGATGGCCGGCGAGATCGTAGAGGTCGCCCGCGCGGGAGTGATCTCCGCGCTTGGCGGCGCGCCTCGCCTCCTTGAGCAGATCGGCCGTCATGGGCGCTCTCCGGCGAAAGGGAACGCTCCCTGCGTGGGCGCGCGGCCGGGCGCCTCCGGAACGAAAGCCTCCGCGCGATCGGCGAGGCGCGGGAAGGCCGCCAGGATCCCCGGCGGCGCCTTCACCCGCGTCGATTCGATCATCGATCGAAGCTCCAGTGCGTTCGTCACGGCCTGCCCGCCGAAATGATTGTTCGCGATGACCATCACGTCGCTCGCCTTGGCGGCGAGCTGCGTGATCCGCTGCGCCCATCCCGAGAGCTCCTCGGCCGGGTACAGGTAGTCGTAGCGGCGGTCCCGCCCCGCCCCCTCCTCGAACCACGCCGCCGCGTTCCGGCCGTGAAGCCTCACGTACGCCAGAGGCGCGGTCACGTGGGCCGTTGGGTGAATATTGGCCGAGATGGCCGGTTGATCGAGATTGCAGAAGGATATTCCGCGCTTCCTCAGGAGAGAGAGGAGATCGCCCTTCAGCCACGACGCGTGCCGGACTTCGACGACAAGCCCGAAATCCCCGAATCTCTCCGACAGATCCGACAATCGGCTCCGGCTCGCCGCCGTGTCGTGGAACGAGTAGGGGAACTGGAGGAGTATCGCGCGGAGCTTCCCGGCGTCGCGGAGCGGCTGCATCGCGAGCCGGAAGGCCTTCTCCGCCTCGCGCATCTCCGCTTCGGGAGTCGCGTCGTGCGTGAAGCCGCGCCAGAGCTTGGCCGTGAACGCGAACCGCTCGAAAGGGGCCGTGCGGCGCGCCCATCCGGCGGCGGCCGACGCGGTGGGGATGCGGTAGAACGACGCGTTGATCTCGACGGCGTCGAGGTACGCGGCGAGCCACGAGAGCGGGTCGAACCCCCGGCCCCGCGGCTTCGGATAGACGATTCCGTCCCAGTCAGGGTAGGACCAGCCGGCACTTCCCATGCGGATCAAGTCGGGGCGCTCCGTCCAGAGGACACCGGGCCAATCTAGGAACCCCGGAGTGGGGAGTCCACCGCCCCTTCGCCTCAGTGAGCCGGGGCCGACTGCGCGAGCGCCGCCAGGGCCGTGCGCGTGGCGCTGCTCGACCCGTTGATCTCGATGACCTTGGAGAGCTCCCGCGTCGCCTGGTCGTGCCGCCCCATCGACATGAAGATCGATCCGCGGCTCAACAGCGCATGGCAGAGCGTCGCCTCGTCGGGGCGCTGCTCGATCGCGCGGCTCAGCGCGGCGAGGGCGAGATCGAACCTCTCCTTCTTCTCGTAGGCGCGGGCGAGGATCAGGTGGGCCGAGGGGTACTGCGGCGTGATCTCGATCGCCTTCCGCGCGAGGCGGATCGTCGCGTCGGGATCGCGGAAGCCCGCGGCGCTCGCGCGATCGAAGAGGACGAACGCGTCGTGCGAGAGGGCGCCCGCCGCGAGGCGGCGCGCCTGATCGAGATACTCGCGGACCATGAACAAGCCGGGGCTGATCCTCTCGGCCCGCTCGAAGCAACGGATCGCGTCGCCGTGCCGCTCGAGGCGCAACCGGACGTAGCCGAGCTGGTAATGGGCGTTGGCCCATCCTGGGGCGGCCTCCGCGCAGCGCCGGAAGGCCGCCTCCGCGTCGAGAAGCCGCGCGTCGCCGCAGTGCTCC is a window from the Acidobacteriota bacterium genome containing:
- a CDS encoding DUF72 domain-containing protein — encoded protein: MIRMGSAGWSYPDWDGIVYPKPRGRGFDPLSWLAAYLDAVEINASFYRIPTASAAAGWARRTAPFERFAFTAKLWRGFTHDATPEAEMREAEKAFRLAMQPLRDAGKLRAILLQFPYSFHDTAASRSRLSDLSERFGDFGLVVEVRHASWLKGDLLSLLRKRGISFCNLDQPAISANIHPTAHVTAPLAYVRLHGRNAAAWFEEGAGRDRRYDYLYPAEELSGWAQRITQLAAKASDVMVIANNHFGGQAVTNALELRSMIESTRVKAPPGILAAFPRLADRAEAFVPEAPGRAPTQGAFPFAGERP